The following proteins come from a genomic window of Denitromonas sp.:
- the tal gene encoding transaldolase, translating into MNRLLEVRQLGQQIWLDNLSRSLIRDGHLARFVQENGVAGVTTNPAIFQKAIAGGRYYEDDLARLKAEPIDAEARYEQLVIPDVQAACDLLHATWSESQGEAGYVSLEVSPSLAHDEDGTVAAAHRLHAAVARDNVLIKVPATPAGVRAIERLIADGISVNVTLLFSLAQTDAVAAAYVRGLSARAAAGQPVTGVFSVASLFLSRVDTLVDSRLDDMDDGARELRGGTAVAMARLAYQAYRNRFHGGEFAALRAQGARPQYLLWASTGTKNPAYSDLLYVEPLIGPETVNTLPDATLAALLDHGRIHATLESNVVGAQAHLSGLAQRGIDLSTVGEALQTAGLSQFETAFADLLKATA; encoded by the coding sequence ATGAATCGTCTGCTCGAAGTCCGTCAACTTGGCCAGCAAATCTGGCTCGACAACCTCTCCCGGAGTCTCATTCGCGACGGCCACCTGGCCCGTTTTGTACAAGAAAACGGCGTGGCCGGCGTCACCACCAACCCGGCCATCTTCCAGAAAGCCATTGCCGGCGGCCGCTACTACGAAGACGATCTGGCCCGCCTCAAGGCCGAGCCCATCGACGCCGAGGCGCGCTACGAACAGCTGGTGATCCCCGACGTCCAGGCCGCCTGCGACCTGCTGCACGCCACCTGGTCCGAGTCACAAGGCGAGGCCGGCTATGTCAGCCTTGAAGTCTCGCCCAGCCTGGCCCATGACGAAGACGGCACCGTCGCCGCCGCCCACCGGCTGCATGCCGCCGTGGCACGCGACAACGTGCTGATCAAGGTCCCCGCCACCCCGGCCGGGGTCCGCGCCATCGAGCGCCTGATCGCCGACGGCATCAGCGTCAATGTCACCCTGCTCTTCTCGCTCGCCCAGACCGACGCCGTGGCCGCCGCCTATGTGCGCGGTCTCAGCGCCCGTGCCGCCGCCGGCCAGCCGGTCACCGGCGTGTTCTCGGTGGCCAGCCTGTTCCTCAGCCGGGTCGATACCCTGGTCGATAGTCGCCTGGATGACATGGATGACGGCGCCCGTGAGCTGCGTGGCGGCACCGCCGTGGCCATGGCGCGGCTCGCCTACCAGGCCTATCGCAACCGTTTCCATGGCGGAGAATTCGCCGCGCTGCGCGCCCAGGGCGCCCGCCCGCAATACCTGCTGTGGGCCAGCACCGGCACCAAGAACCCCGCCTACAGCGACCTGCTCTACGTCGAACCCTTGATCGGCCCCGAAACCGTGAACACCCTGCCCGACGCCACCCTGGCCGCCCTGCTCGACCACGGCCGCATCCATGCCACGCTCGAGAGCAACGTGGTGGGCGCGCAAGCCCATCTTTCGGGGCTGGCGCAGCGCGGGATCGACCTGAGCACCGTCGGCGAAGCGCTGCAAACGGCCGGCCTGAGCCAGTTTGAAACAGCCTTTGCCGACTTGCTCAAGGCGACCGCCTGA
- a CDS encoding FAD-dependent oxidoreductase has translation MNKKKLGLAVFIAALVASYFVFDLGRFFSLDYFKSQQAAIEAYRTANPWATAGIFFAVYVAVTALSFPGAAVLTLAAGAIFGLLTGLIIVSFASSIGATLAFLASRFLLRDWVQQRFGDRLKAINTGVKKDGGFYLFTLRLVPAFPFFIINLVMGLTPIRATTFYWVSQIGMLAGTIVYVNAGTQLGQIDSLAGILSPGLIGSFVLLGIFPLIAKRIVAAVQAKKVYAQWADKKPATFDRNLVVIGGGSAGLVSAYIAAAVKSKVTLIERHKLGGDCLNTGCVPSKALIRSARFLSHVERAREFGIDSAEAKMDFAKVMERVQSVVKAIEPHDSVERYTGLGVDVVEGSAKITSPWTVEVTHNDGRIETLSTRAIIIATGARPFVPPIPGIEDMDYLTSDNLWDLREQPRRLLVLGGGPIGSELTQAFARLGSQVTQVEMLPRIMAREDEDVSQEVMARFIAEGIDVRVGTKAKQFVIEDGEKVLIAEHEGKDVRIPFDAVLVAVGRAANLKGFGLEEMGIPTGKTVETNELLQTIYPNIYAAGDVAGPFQFTHTAAHQAWYAAVNALFDPFKTFKADYSVIPWATFVEPEVARVGLNEADARAEGIAYEVTKFGIDDLDRAIADSEAHGFVKVLTVPGKDRILGVTIVGEHAGDLIAEYVLAMKHGIGLNKILGTIHIYPTMAEANKYVAGEWKRAHAPQKLLEWVGRFHAWRRA, from the coding sequence ATGAACAAGAAAAAGCTCGGACTTGCCGTTTTCATTGCCGCCCTCGTGGCGAGCTACTTTGTCTTCGATCTGGGGCGCTTTTTCAGCCTCGACTACTTCAAGAGCCAGCAGGCAGCCATCGAGGCCTACCGCACGGCCAACCCATGGGCAACCGCGGGCATTTTCTTTGCCGTGTATGTGGCAGTCACCGCGCTGTCCTTTCCCGGCGCGGCCGTGCTCACCCTGGCCGCTGGTGCCATCTTCGGCCTCCTGACCGGCCTGATCATCGTCTCGTTTGCCTCATCCATCGGGGCAACACTGGCCTTCCTGGCCTCGCGCTTCTTGCTGCGTGACTGGGTGCAGCAGCGCTTCGGCGACCGCCTCAAGGCGATCAACACGGGCGTCAAGAAGGACGGCGGCTTCTACCTCTTCACCCTGCGCCTGGTGCCGGCCTTTCCGTTTTTCATCATCAACCTGGTCATGGGCCTCACACCCATCCGCGCCACCACCTTCTACTGGGTCAGCCAGATCGGCATGCTCGCCGGCACCATCGTGTATGTGAATGCCGGCACCCAGCTGGGCCAGATCGACTCGCTCGCCGGCATCCTCTCGCCGGGGCTGATCGGCTCTTTCGTGCTGCTGGGCATCTTCCCGCTCATCGCCAAAAGAATTGTCGCCGCGGTGCAGGCCAAAAAAGTCTACGCCCAATGGGCTGACAAGAAGCCCGCCACGTTTGATCGCAATCTTGTCGTGATCGGTGGCGGCTCGGCCGGCCTGGTGAGCGCCTATATCGCCGCGGCGGTGAAGTCGAAAGTCACCCTGATCGAGCGCCACAAGCTCGGCGGCGACTGCCTGAACACCGGCTGCGTGCCGTCCAAGGCGCTGATCCGCTCGGCCAGGTTTCTGTCGCACGTCGAGCGCGCCCGGGAGTTCGGCATCGATTCGGCCGAAGCGAAAATGGACTTTGCCAAGGTGATGGAACGCGTGCAGTCGGTGGTCAAGGCCATCGAGCCGCACGACTCGGTCGAGCGCTACACCGGACTGGGCGTCGATGTGGTCGAAGGCTCCGCCAAAATCACCTCGCCCTGGACGGTCGAAGTGACCCACAACGATGGCCGCATCGAGACGCTCAGCACGCGCGCCATCATCATCGCCACTGGCGCGCGGCCCTTTGTGCCGCCGATCCCCGGTATCGAAGACATGGACTACCTGACCTCCGACAATCTGTGGGATCTGCGCGAACAACCGCGCCGCCTGCTGGTGCTCGGCGGCGGCCCGATCGGCAGCGAGCTGACCCAGGCCTTTGCCCGCCTCGGCAGCCAGGTCACACAGGTCGAGATGCTACCCCGCATCATGGCGCGTGAAGACGAAGACGTCTCGCAAGAGGTAATGGCGCGTTTCATTGCCGAAGGCATCGATGTGCGCGTCGGCACGAAAGCCAAGCAGTTCGTGATCGAAGATGGCGAGAAAGTGCTGATTGCCGAGCACGAAGGAAAGGATGTGCGCATCCCCTTCGACGCGGTGCTGGTCGCCGTCGGCCGCGCCGCCAACCTCAAGGGCTTCGGCCTGGAGGAGATGGGCATCCCGACCGGCAAAACAGTAGAAACCAACGAGCTTCTGCAAACGATCTACCCCAACATCTACGCCGCAGGCGATGTCGCAGGCCCCTTCCAATTCACGCATACCGCCGCCCATCAGGCGTGGTACGCCGCGGTCAATGCGCTATTCGACCCGTTCAAGACCTTCAAGGCAGACTACTCGGTGATCCCCTGGGCCACTTTTGTCGAGCCGGAAGTCGCCCGCGTGGGCCTGAACGAAGCCGACGCCAGGGCCGAGGGCATTGCCTACGAAGTCACCAAGTTCGGCATCGACGACCTCGACCGCGCCATCGCCGACTCGGAAGCCCACGGCTTTGTGAAAGTGCTCACCGTGCCCGGCAAGGACCGCATCCTCGGGGTCACCATCGTGGGCGAACACGCCGGCGACCTGATCGCCGAATACGTGCTGGCCATGAAGCACGGCATTGGCCTGAACAAGATCCTCGGCACCATTCACATTTACCCGACCATGGCCGAGGCCAACAAATACGTCGCCGGCGAATGGAAGCGCGCCCACGCCCCGCAGAAGCTGCTCGAATGGGTCGGCCGCTTTCACGCCTGGCGCCGCGCGTAA
- a CDS encoding DUF3047 domain-containing protein — protein MPFRIALRLCLSAALITPLGAMAVTPQPAPFTDAPAGAPPASWVHTRINKELPGTDFSIVQEPTGNVLRAYSSSAASSLVYTLPDAVTANAQLQWRWKVSQAVPKSAMADKATDDYAARVYVFFDYDKSRLPFTDRVKIDMARTLYGADLPTAALCYVWGTADAVGAIAPNPYTDRVRMIVLQRGDAKAGQWISESRDLAADFQAAFGEPAPAVTGIALGADTDNTGATVEARFGDLKFVPNHQ, from the coding sequence ATGCCGTTTCGCATCGCCCTGCGTCTATGCCTCAGTGCCGCACTCATCACCCCATTGGGCGCCATGGCGGTCACCCCACAGCCGGCGCCGTTCACTGACGCCCCTGCCGGCGCGCCCCCCGCCAGCTGGGTGCACACCCGGATCAACAAAGAGCTCCCCGGCACGGACTTTTCAATTGTTCAGGAACCGACGGGCAACGTGCTGCGCGCCTACTCGAGCTCAGCCGCCTCCAGCCTGGTCTACACCTTGCCCGACGCCGTCACCGCCAACGCCCAACTGCAATGGCGCTGGAAAGTCTCCCAGGCCGTCCCGAAGTCGGCCATGGCCGACAAGGCCACCGACGACTATGCGGCGCGGGTGTACGTGTTCTTCGACTACGACAAGTCGCGCCTGCCCTTCACCGACCGGGTCAAGATCGACATGGCGCGCACGCTGTACGGCGCCGACCTGCCGACCGCAGCACTTTGCTATGTATGGGGCACAGCCGATGCCGTCGGCGCAATTGCGCCCAACCCCTACACCGACCGGGTGCGCATGATCGTCCTCCAGCGCGGCGACGCCAAAGCCGGCCAATGGATCAGCGAGTCGCGCGACCTCGCCGCCGACTTCCAGGCCGCCTTCGGCGAACCGGCGCCGGCCGTCACCGGCATCGCGCTCGGCGCGGACACCGACAACACCGGCGCCACGGTCGAAGCCCGCTTTGGCGACCTCAAATTCGTCCCGAACCACCAGTGA
- a CDS encoding TIGR04283 family arsenosugar biosynthesis glycosyltransferase, translating to MPTPTLSIILPVLNEAAGIASVLASLQALREAGVELIVADGGSTDDTARVATALCDQLISAPRGRASQMNAGAAVAQADRLLFLHADTRLPQDAIAAIHAALDTHVWGRFDVHIDGQHPMLKVVATMMNLRSRLTGIATGDQAIFVRRAAFDQIGGFADLPLMEDIALSRRLKALGRPACLRQRVTTAGRRWETHGVLRTIVLMWRLRAAYALGANPADLARRYGYAPRES from the coding sequence ATGCCCACACCGACGCTGTCGATCATCCTCCCCGTGCTCAACGAAGCCGCCGGCATCGCGTCGGTGCTTGCGTCGCTGCAAGCGCTGCGGGAAGCGGGCGTTGAATTGATCGTGGCCGACGGCGGCAGCACCGATGACACCGCCCGTGTGGCAACGGCGCTGTGCGATCAGCTCATCAGCGCACCGCGCGGGCGCGCCAGCCAGATGAACGCCGGCGCGGCCGTGGCACAGGCCGACCGTCTGCTCTTTCTGCACGCCGACACCCGCCTGCCGCAAGACGCCATCGCTGCCATCCACGCCGCGCTCGACACGCATGTCTGGGGGCGCTTCGATGTACACATCGACGGCCAGCATCCGATGCTCAAGGTGGTCGCGACCATGATGAACCTGCGCTCGCGGCTCACCGGCATTGCCACCGGCGACCAGGCGATCTTTGTCCGCCGCGCCGCCTTCGATCAGATCGGCGGCTTCGCCGATCTGCCGCTGATGGAAGACATCGCCTTGTCGCGCAGACTGAAAGCACTCGGCCGCCCGGCCTGCCTGCGCCAGCGCGTCACCACCGCCGGCCGCCGCTGGGAGACCCACGGCGTGCTCCGCACCATCGTCTTGATGTGGCGGCTGCGTGCCGCCTATGCGCTCGGCGCCAACCCGGCCGACCTTGCCCGACGCTATGGCTATGCCCCCCGTGAATCCTGA
- a CDS encoding FAD-dependent oxidoreductase, which translates to MKRLVLLGGGHAHVHVLDAFARAPLPDTEITLVSPYPRQIYSGMLPGWIAGHYALDELAIALTPLAERAGIRWKPARATGLDLAGRTVLCDDGERIAFDWLSIDTGPTTDHRRISGSLRHGVPVRPIEDFVTQIDALITTACQPPAGAVALIGSGAAGVELALALRTRLPQTPLALIGATALPLDGFPARLQRHARRLLDARDIRWIGQRRATRIDADGVWLDNGQHVAANAVLQVTGAAAPDWPAEAGLATDAGGFIRVTPTLQSPSHPFIFAAGDIAAYADPRPKSGVFAVRAGPPLADNLRRAVNGEPLHAWQPQRRALYLISTGDRRAMAAWGPLSAEGAWVWRWKDRIDRAFMARFAAGTG; encoded by the coding sequence GTGAAGCGACTCGTCCTGCTCGGCGGTGGCCACGCCCATGTCCACGTGCTCGATGCCTTCGCCCGCGCGCCCCTGCCCGATACCGAAATCACCCTCGTCTCGCCCTACCCCCGGCAGATCTACTCCGGCATGCTGCCGGGCTGGATCGCTGGCCACTACGCGCTCGACGAACTGGCCATCGCCCTCACGCCGCTCGCCGAACGTGCCGGCATCCGCTGGAAACCGGCGCGCGCGACCGGCCTCGACCTGGCCGGACGCACCGTCCTGTGCGACGACGGTGAGCGGATCGCCTTCGACTGGCTGTCGATCGACACCGGCCCGACCACCGACCACCGCCGGATCAGCGGCAGCCTGCGCCACGGTGTGCCGGTGCGGCCGATCGAAGACTTCGTGACGCAGATCGACGCCCTGATCACCACCGCCTGCCAACCCCCGGCCGGCGCCGTCGCCCTCATCGGCAGCGGCGCGGCTGGCGTCGAGCTGGCGCTCGCCCTGCGGACCCGCCTGCCACAGACGCCGCTGGCGCTCATCGGCGCCACCGCCCTGCCGCTCGACGGCTTCCCCGCCCGTCTGCAACGCCATGCCCGACGGTTGCTCGACGCGCGCGACATTCGCTGGATCGGGCAGCGACGTGCGACCCGCATCGACGCCGACGGCGTCTGGCTCGACAACGGCCAGCATGTCGCCGCCAACGCAGTCCTGCAGGTCACCGGCGCCGCTGCGCCCGACTGGCCAGCCGAAGCGGGCCTGGCCACCGATGCCGGCGGGTTCATTCGCGTCACGCCGACCCTGCAATCGCCATCCCACCCCTTCATCTTCGCCGCCGGCGACATCGCCGCCTATGCCGACCCACGCCCCAAATCCGGCGTCTTCGCCGTGCGCGCCGGCCCGCCACTGGCCGACAACCTGCGTCGCGCCGTCAACGGCGAACCCCTGCACGCCTGGCAACCGCAACGCCGCGCGCTGTATCTGATCAGCACCGGCGATCGCCGCGCCATGGCCGCATGGGGGCCGTTGTCTGCCGAAGGTGCCTGGGTGTGGCGCTGGAAGGATCGCATCGACCGCGCCTTCATGGCGCGCTTCGCCGCCGGCACGGGTTAA
- the infA gene encoding translation initiation factor IF-1: MAKEEMIQFEGVVQEVLRDARFLVKLDNGMDVAAYASGKMRKFRIRILAGDRVTLEMSPYDLSKARISFRHKEVQRRTH, from the coding sequence ATGGCCAAAGAAGAAATGATCCAGTTCGAAGGTGTGGTGCAGGAAGTGCTTCGCGATGCCCGTTTTCTGGTCAAGCTCGACAACGGCATGGATGTTGCCGCCTATGCTTCGGGCAAGATGCGCAAGTTCCGCATCCGGATCCTGGCGGGCGACCGCGTCACGCTGGAAATGTCGCCCTACGATCTGTCCAAGGCGCGCATCAGCTTCCGCCACAAGGAAGTCCAGCGCCGCACGCACTAA
- a CDS encoding HD-GYP domain-containing protein: MPFWPFARHRQDPRNAQQLMHTLLAMAWVVEARDPYTGGHLWLVSRLAETLARRAGLSERDVARIAIGGFLHDLGKIGIPDAILRKPEPLTDEEFDVVRTHPAVGARLLAGHPLAALAADAVLAHHERPDGRGYPAGLRADDIPGDARVIGICDAFDAMTSARPYRKGMPIDAALELIRQHLGSQFDPRFGEHFLGLAPTGVLEHIVGHSDDGIPLLDCMMCGPTLVARREQTTGDTLFCPRCTGEYQLTTGTDGKLEARQTGRVGLAADLAPVADSGLIQRFLDGAARSALASGLIA; encoded by the coding sequence ATGCCCTTCTGGCCCTTCGCCCGCCATCGTCAGGACCCCCGCAACGCCCAACAACTGATGCACACCCTGCTGGCCATGGCCTGGGTGGTCGAAGCGCGCGACCCGTACACCGGCGGCCACCTGTGGCTGGTCTCCCGCCTGGCCGAGACGCTCGCCCGCCGGGCCGGGCTGAGCGAACGGGACGTGGCGCGCATCGCGATTGGCGGCTTTTTGCATGACCTGGGCAAGATCGGCATTCCCGATGCCATCCTGCGCAAGCCGGAACCGCTGACGGACGAGGAATTCGACGTGGTGCGCACCCATCCGGCCGTCGGCGCCCGCCTGCTGGCCGGCCATCCGCTGGCGGCACTGGCGGCCGACGCGGTGCTGGCCCACCACGAACGGCCCGACGGCCGCGGCTACCCGGCCGGCTTGCGCGCCGACGACATCCCGGGCGACGCCCGCGTCATCGGCATCTGCGACGCCTTCGACGCCATGACCAGCGCCCGCCCCTATCGCAAGGGGATGCCCATCGACGCGGCGCTGGAACTCATCCGCCAACACCTGGGCAGCCAGTTCGACCCGCGCTTCGGCGAGCACTTCCTCGGCCTGGCGCCCACTGGCGTGCTCGAACACATCGTCGGCCACAGCGACGACGGCATTCCGCTGCTCGACTGCATGATGTGCGGCCCCACCTTGGTGGCGCGGCGCGAGCAGACCACCGGCGACACCCTGTTCTGCCCCCGGTGCACCGGCGAATACCAACTCACCACCGGCACCGACGGCAAACTGGAAGCCCGACAGACAGGCCGCGTCGGCCTGGCCGCCGATCTCGCCCCGGTCGCCGACAGCGGCCTCATCCAGCGCTTTCTCGATGGCGCGGCACGCAGCGCGCTGGCGAGCGGCCTGATCGCCTAG
- a CDS encoding DUF1223 domain-containing protein produces MMPAKPLLALAAALCAGGAVAAECTASSGPLQTPLVELYTSEGCSSCPPADRWLGTLKQSSDTVAIAYHVDYWDYIGWKDRFAEPRNGQRQRNKVALTGGRTVYTPQIMINGRDSRAWRGNDPLAGVARGTATAHIQLTSAKAPTGATVSVRATAPSDRQTQLVVARYENGHQSEVKAGENRGETLSHSFVVRDWETRTMPSKAPLNVDVRFLPQEKSGGVVAFIEDLRSGEVLQALALPDCHS; encoded by the coding sequence ATGATGCCCGCTAAACCGCTCCTCGCCCTCGCCGCCGCGCTGTGCGCCGGTGGCGCCGTGGCCGCCGAATGCACCGCCAGCAGCGGCCCCCTGCAAACCCCGCTGGTCGAGCTCTACACCTCCGAGGGCTGCAGTTCCTGCCCGCCGGCCGATCGCTGGCTGGGCACGCTCAAGCAATCGAGTGACACCGTCGCCATCGCCTACCATGTCGATTACTGGGACTACATCGGCTGGAAAGACCGCTTCGCCGAGCCGCGCAACGGCCAACGTCAGCGCAACAAAGTGGCGCTCACCGGTGGGCGCACGGTCTACACCCCGCAGATCATGATCAACGGCCGCGACAGCCGCGCCTGGCGCGGAAATGACCCGTTGGCCGGTGTCGCCCGGGGCACTGCGACAGCACATATCCAGCTCACTTCCGCCAAAGCCCCCACCGGTGCCACGGTCAGCGTGCGCGCCACGGCGCCGAGCGACCGCCAGACGCAGCTTGTTGTCGCGCGCTATGAAAATGGTCATCAAAGTGAGGTCAAAGCCGGCGAAAATAGGGGCGAAACGCTCAGCCACAGCTTTGTGGTGCGCGACTGGGAGACCCGAACCATGCCGAGCAAGGCCCCGCTGAACGTCGATGTGCGCTTCCTGCCGCAAGAGAAATCCGGCGGCGTCGTCGCCTTTATCGAAGACCTGCGCAGCGGCGAGGTACTGCAGGCGCTGGCCCTGCCGGACTGCCACAGCTGA
- a CDS encoding TIGR04282 family arsenosugar biosynthesis glycosyltransferase, translating into MNPDAINIAIFAKAPIAGTAKTRLIPALGAAGAARLHRQLVRHAVATAQAAALGPVSLWCAPDTTHRFFRALAITTGIPLHVQHGEHLGARMHHALSALTATAPTLLIGTDCPMLDPATLQACAVALRNGEDAVFLPAEDGGYALVGLRRPQPGLFRDIDWGSDAVMAQTRDRLRDCDLRWAEPATVWDVDRPQDLARLQNSALLTVR; encoded by the coding sequence GTGAATCCTGACGCCATCAACATCGCCATCTTCGCCAAGGCGCCTATCGCCGGCACAGCCAAGACACGGCTCATCCCCGCCCTCGGCGCGGCCGGCGCGGCGCGACTGCACCGACAACTCGTTCGTCACGCCGTCGCCACCGCGCAGGCCGCGGCGCTTGGCCCGGTCAGCCTGTGGTGCGCCCCCGACACCACGCACCGTTTCTTCCGCGCACTGGCGATCACCACCGGCATCCCGCTGCATGTGCAACACGGCGAGCACCTCGGCGCGCGCATGCACCACGCCCTCAGCGCGCTCACTGCCACGGCGCCGACCCTGCTGATCGGCACCGATTGCCCGATGCTTGACCCCGCCACCTTGCAGGCGTGTGCCGTGGCGCTGCGCAATGGCGAAGACGCCGTCTTTCTGCCGGCTGAAGATGGCGGCTACGCGCTGGTCGGTTTGCGCCGGCCGCAGCCCGGGCTGTTTCGCGATATCGACTGGGGCAGTGACGCCGTGATGGCACAAACCCGCGACCGCCTGCGTGACTGCGACCTGCGCTGGGCCGAACCCGCCACGGTGTGGGACGTCGATCGCCCGCAAGACCTCGCCCGCCTGCAAAACAGCGCGCTGCTCACAGTGCGATGA
- a CDS encoding DUF3135 domain-containing protein yields the protein MADFDFDAWSNLARRSPAAFFRARERAIDRMIAGHPPAQADRLREFQGQIDSVRALAGSPIKATRELVGMIEDRLEAMRARVSTLHRTADELDALRQRLIPPTPDQADGPPD from the coding sequence ATGGCGGATTTCGATTTCGATGCCTGGAGCAACCTTGCCCGGCGCAGCCCGGCGGCCTTCTTTCGCGCCCGCGAGCGGGCCATCGACCGCATGATCGCCGGCCACCCGCCGGCGCAGGCCGACCGGTTGCGCGAGTTCCAGGGGCAGATCGACAGCGTGCGCGCCCTGGCCGGCTCACCGATCAAGGCTACCCGCGAGCTGGTCGGCATGATCGAAGACCGCCTCGAGGCCATGCGCGCCCGGGTCAGTACCTTGCACCGCACCGCTGATGAACTCGACGCGCTGCGTCAGCGCTTGATTCCGCCGACGCCGGACCAAGCGGATGGGCCGCCTGACTGA
- a CDS encoding DUF547 domain-containing protein encodes MTRLKSLLLAASLTLLSAAAQAFDHSHAAWNTLLKQHVVVNAAGNASAVRYAALKKDRAPLKAYLDTVSAVTPADYASWQKPQQLAFLINAYNAYTVELILTRYPDLDSIKDLGSLFSSPWKQTFFTLLGQEESLDGVEHGRIRAAGVFDDPRIHAAVVCASIGCPMLRNEAFVAERLDTQLEDGMRRFLSDRSRNRFDAASNTLYVSKIFDWYADDFTRGHKGFSSLKATFAHYAEALTDTPDAAEKLRSSAPKIEHLDYDWRLNDAR; translated from the coding sequence ATGACACGCCTCAAGTCCCTCCTGCTGGCCGCCAGCCTCACCCTGCTCAGCGCCGCTGCGCAGGCCTTTGATCACAGCCATGCCGCCTGGAACACGCTGCTCAAGCAACACGTCGTGGTCAATGCTGCAGGCAACGCATCGGCGGTGCGCTACGCCGCGCTGAAGAAGGACCGCGCCCCGCTCAAGGCCTACCTCGACACCGTATCGGCCGTCACGCCCGCCGACTACGCCAGCTGGCAGAAGCCGCAGCAACTCGCCTTCCTGATCAACGCCTATAACGCCTACACGGTCGAACTGATCCTCACCCGCTATCCTGATCTGGACTCAATCAAGGACCTCGGCAGCCTGTTCTCCTCGCCCTGGAAACAGACATTCTTCACCCTGCTCGGTCAGGAAGAAAGCCTGGACGGCGTCGAACACGGCCGCATCCGCGCCGCCGGCGTCTTCGACGACCCACGCATCCATGCCGCCGTGGTCTGCGCCTCGATCGGCTGCCCCATGCTGCGCAACGAAGCCTTCGTGGCCGAACGCCTCGACACCCAGCTCGAAGACGGCATGCGCCGCTTCCTCTCCGATCGCAGCCGCAACCGTTTCGACGCAGCCAGCAACACGCTCTACGTGTCAAAGATCTTCGACTGGTACGCCGACGACTTCACCCGTGGCCACAAAGGTTTCAGCTCCCTCAAGGCCACCTTCGCCCACTACGCCGAGGCGCTCACCGACACGCCGGACGCCGCAGAAAAACTGCGCAGCAGCGCGCCGAAAATCGAGCACCTCGACTACGACTGGAGGCTCAATGATGCCCGCTAA